AATGCAATACACAAGCCTGACTTTTTACGCCCAACCGAGCAAGAACAAAAACATCAAGTAAAAATACTGCCTACTAAAATTATTAAAATAAGTAAGCCAGTTTGGATGTTTGCTATTATCCCGAGCCTAGTTATTGCCTTTTTAATTGCTTTTAATGTTGATTTTGACCAGTTTGGCCAATACACCAGCACAGGCATTAGCCTATTTGGTGCGGCAATGGCTTTGTTTACAGTGACAATTTGGGCATATTCTTCAAAGGGTGAAACCTATAAAGAAATTACCTCAGAGGACGATGAATGTAATCCTCCTTCAAAGCTAATAAAAGTATTACAAGACACCCACTTTGTAACAGCTTGGGTAGTGGCCTCGTTTATGTTGTTCGAAATACTCGTGAATATTGCTGGGCTAGATTTAAAAACGTGGTTTGTACACTATGCCTATTTAGCACCATTGGTTGCTGTTGTCATTGGATTTTTACCGGGGTGTGGGCCGCAAATAATTGTAACTACGCTTTATATACAAGGCATTATTCCTTTTAGTGCATTAGCTGCGAATGCAATTTCTAATGATGGTGATGCGCTGTTCCCTGCTATTGCGATGGCCCCCAAAGCAGCTGTAATAGCAACATTGTATACATCTATCCCTGCTTTAGTTGTAGGTTACGGGCTTTACTTTTTAAGCTAACGTTTTAAGCTAATTTTTTAAAAGATCATAAGTACAAAAAAGCTCAGCAATTGCTTAATGCCAGTCAGTTAACAACTGACTGGCGTTTTTTATTGGAATACTTACTGGGCTTTGGTTTCACACACCTTGGATACGCTCTCTCTCGTTTTATCGGTAAAATATGATGTTCAACTTGTGCTTGTAGTTGCTCAATAGATTTTGGGATACGTCCCGCATTCTCTATAAACATCGTGTGAATTAAGTTAATAATACTGATTGCGCACGTCGTAAAACTCAGGTGCTTGGCATAAAGTCCCGGCTTTTTCTGCGCCATTTTTACCATCTGATACCTGAGTAAGTTATAGCTAAGCATTATGCCCCATAGCTCTTGCGCTATCATATCTGGCTTTTTACTGCGTAACGTGAAGTGACTATTTAATAAGGTTTGTTTCATTTCTCGATAGCCAAGTTCTATTTCCCATCGGTCGCTGTATAAGTCAACGATTTCAGCCTTGGGAAAACGCATTGGGTCGCTCAATGACGTCAGAATATTTACTTCTTTCCCTTTAATTGTTTTCGTTACCAGCCTTACTTCAATGTCCATAGGTAAGTCTGCAAACTTTTTTCTCGCTTGCGCTGTTGTTTTTAGTTTGATGAGTTTGTCTTGACGTCCTAAAGAGCGAACGACTTCGTACTGGGTTCCTTTTCTCATGGGTTGGAGCCAATGGCGGTTTTTTCCTGCATGATGCCAGCGATTTAGTAAGCCCAAAGAATAAAAGCCTCTGTCAAATAACGTGAGTGAATTATCGGGTGTTACTTCGATTAAGTCTTCTGCAAGTACCATTTCGCTTGAGCGGCAGCTATCAAAGGCACTCCCCAATAATAAATGGCTAGTCAGCTCCATTAGGCATACCATACGAACTTGAGGAAAGGCCGTATCACCGTGCTGGTTTTTCCAAGCAGAAAATTCTTGATGATTTTCCTGGGTATCAGGTGTGCGCCAAATAACGCCATCAACGCCTAAGAGAGATAACCCGCACCATGTGGGATGGTTAGCATCCTTATTCCACATTTTTTGACTTTGTTCAAAGACTTCTTTCACTGCACCAGCGCCAAGGCGTTGTCTTGCTTGTACGACAGCACTAGGCGCAACAAGCTCTTTTTTACCGGGTAATGCTAAACCCAATTTACTGACAATGCTCCAGAGTGGGTCTTCACGATAAAGTGACATACAAATTACAGTCCAAACAGCCATTTCAACAGGCAGCCTTCTTCGTCTTATAGTCGCGACACCGGCTGTTTCAGCACATTGTTTGATAAAATCAGAGCATAAAAAATCACTCAGTTGACCTAAGCCTTCTGAGTTAGGGGCATAGCCATTGGCAAGAGAAAGTGCGGTAGTGAGTTGCAAAAGAAAAGACTCCTGAATAAATTCAGGAGTCTTTATATACTAGCCAGAAGATCGGTCAATGGATCATTAAATATTTCTTAACTGATCGGCATTAAGCAATTGCTGAGCTTTTTAATGTATGACGTTTTGTTATACGGAAGCAGGCTCAGCTGCTAATTCTTTTGGATTAGGGCCATAATCGTTCTCACCTTCATGTGAGTCCTGTGCTAAAAACACAATTAAGATTATCCAACCAATAATTGGCACTATCCAAAGTAGCTGCCACCAACCAGAACGACCCGTATCATGAAGACGAC
The sequence above is drawn from the Pseudoalteromonas espejiana DSM 9414 genome and encodes:
- a CDS encoding putative manganese transporter, with protein sequence MILLSQIGFITPASKRFVSQNKRLLLPLFLLVCLAVPTLRDITITALSDAFFQVSVFVAATLLIYYYSIEHLPQLELSYLSAKSPALEVMFASVLGALPGCGGAIIVVTQFTKGQASFGAIVAVLTATMGDAAFLLLATRPTEGLMIMAIGLVVGSFCGLIVNAIHKPDFLRPTEQEQKHQVKILPTKIIKISKPVWMFAIIPSLVIAFLIAFNVDFDQFGQYTSTGISLFGAAMALFTVTIWAYSSKGETYKEITSEDDECNPPSKLIKVLQDTHFVTAWVVASFMLFEILVNIAGLDLKTWFVHYAYLAPLVAVVIGFLPGCGPQIIVTTLYIQGIIPFSALAANAISNDGDALFPAIAMAPKAAVIATLYTSIPALVVGYGLYFLS
- a CDS encoding IS4 family transposase gives rise to the protein MQLTTALSLANGYAPNSEGLGQLSDFLCSDFIKQCAETAGVATIRRRRLPVEMAVWTVICMSLYREDPLWSIVSKLGLALPGKKELVAPSAVVQARQRLGAGAVKEVFEQSQKMWNKDANHPTWCGLSLLGVDGVIWRTPDTQENHQEFSAWKNQHGDTAFPQVRMVCLMELTSHLLLGSAFDSCRSSEMVLAEDLIEVTPDNSLTLFDRGFYSLGLLNRWHHAGKNRHWLQPMRKGTQYEVVRSLGRQDKLIKLKTTAQARKKFADLPMDIEVRLVTKTIKGKEVNILTSLSDPMRFPKAEIVDLYSDRWEIELGYREMKQTLLNSHFTLRSKKPDMIAQELWGIMLSYNLLRYQMVKMAQKKPGLYAKHLSFTTCAISIINLIHTMFIENAGRIPKSIEQLQAQVEHHILPIKRERAYPRCVKPKPSKYSNKKRQSVVN